The Vitis vinifera cultivar Pinot Noir 40024 chromosome 12, ASM3070453v1 genome has a segment encoding these proteins:
- the LOC100244832 gene encoding 3-oxoacyl-[acyl-carrier-protein] synthase, mitochondrial, whose amino-acid sequence MAKLCSRMFFTARLQFNRFISSSTTAFPRRVVVTGLGMVTPLGCGVETTWKRLIEGKCAIRAISPEDLKMNGFDKETQLHTYDQLTSKVAAIVPCGTNPGDFSEELWLNSRDSRSIARFIGYALCAADEALSDAKWAPSEQEQKEMTGVSIGGGTGSISDILDAAQMICEKRLRRLSPFFIPRILINMASGHVSMRYGFQGPNHAAVTACATGAHSIGDAVRMIQFGDSDVMVAGGTESSIDALSIAGFCRSRALTTKYNSCPQEASRPFDCGRDGFVIGEGSGILVLEELVHAKKRGAKIYAEVRGYGMSGDAHHITQPHMDGRGAILAMTRALKQSGLHPNQVDYVNAHATSTPLGDAIEANAIKSIFSDQATSGSLALSSTKGAIGHLLGAAGAVEAIFAVLAIHHGIAPLTLNLTRPDPVFSGGYMPLTASREMPVRAALSNSFGFGGTNASLLFTSAS is encoded by the exons ATGGCGAAGCTCTGTTCTAGAATGTTCTTCACCGCTCGTTTACAGTTCAATCGCttcatttcttcttctactACTGCTTTTCCTCGCAGAGTAGTCGTCACCG GTTTAGGCATGGTGACTCCTCTTGGTTGTGGGGTGGAGACTACATGGAAGCGACTAATAGAAGGGAAATGTGCGATTAGGGCCATATCTCCTGAAGACCTCAAGATGAATGGATTTGATAAAGAAACCCAGTTGCACACATATGATCAGTTAACATCAAAAGTTGCTGCAATTGTGCCATGTGGAACCAATCCAGGTGATTTCAGTGAGGAATTATGGCTCAATTCCAGG GACAGTAGATCAATTGCAAGATTTATAGGATATGCACTATGTGCAGCGGATGAAGCTCTAAGCGATGCAAAATGGGCACCCTCCGAGCAGGAACAGAAAGAAATGACA GGAGTTTCCATTGGTGGAGGAACTGGAAGCATTAGTGATATATTGGATGCAGCTCAAATGATTTGTGAAAAG CGCCTGCGTCGTCTAAGTCCATTTTTCATCCCACGGATCTTGATAAACATGGCATCTGGTCATGTGAGCATGAGATACGGTTTTCAG GGACCAAATCATGCTGCAGTGACAGCTTGTGCTACTGGGGCACATTCTATTGGCGATGCTGTGAGGATGATTCAGTTTGGAGATTCGGATGTTATGGTGGCTGGAGGAACAGAGTCCAGCATTGATGCTTTATCAATTGCAGGATTTTGCAG GTCTAGGGCTCTGACTACAAAGTACAACTCTTGCCCACAAGAAGCTTCACGACCTTTTGATTGTGGTCGAGATGGATTTGT GATAGGAGAAGGTTCTGGCATCTTGGTGTTGGAG GAACTTGTGCATGCTAAAAAACGAGGAGCAAAAATTTACGCTGAGGTTCGGGGCTATGGGATGTCAG GTGATGCGCATCACATTACTCAACCACATATGGATGGAAGAGGTGCCATTTTGGCTATGACCCGTGCCTTAAAACAG TCTGGTCTTCACCCCAATCAAGTGGATTATGTAAATGCCCATGCTACTTCAACTCCTCTGG GTGACGCAATAGAAGCCAATGCTATCAAATCCATATTCTCTGACCAGGCAACATCGGGTTCTTTAGCATTGTCCTCTACAAAG GGTGCTATTGGTCATCTCCTTGGAGCCGCCGGAGCTGTGGAAGCAATTTTTGCAGTTTTAGCCATACACCAT GGAATTGCACCATTGACACTTAATCTAACCAGACCAGATCCTGTTTTTAGTGGTGGCTATATGCCTTTGACTGCTTCAAGGGAGATGCCAGTACGAGCAGCCCTGTCTAATTCTTTTGGCTTTGGAGGGACAAATGCATCCTTGCTGTTCACTTCTGCTTCTTAG
- the LOC100267142 gene encoding tRNase Z TRZ2, chloroplastic: MQISLPFSTSKVPYLSPLPNPTPQPPLTIPKPHPKSYITAHSSRPKGSGYLSLIGRAIEEEEEYRKARAEVARNGVDLEGYSIEGISIGGHETCVIIPELKSAFDIGRCPSRAIQQNFLFITHAHLDHIGGLPMYVATRGLYNLKPPTIFVPPCIKEDVEKLFDIHRALSQVELKLDLVALDVGETYEMRNNLVVRPFKTHHVIPSQGYVIYTVRKKLKKQYIHLKGKQIEKLKNSGIEITDTILSPEVAFTGDTRSDFMLEPRNADALRAKVLITEATFLDNGISIDHAREHGHTHLFEIIENAEWIRNKAVLLTHFSSRYHIEDIRKAVSKLQSKVSARVVPLMEGFKSMYA, translated from the exons ATGCAAATCTCTCTCCCCTTTTCAACCTCCAAAGTCCCATATCTTTCCCCACTCCCCAACCCCACTCCACAGCCCCCTCTCACCATCCCAAAACCACATCCCAAATCCTACATAACAGCCCATTCCAGTCGCCCAAAGGGGTCTGGGTATTTGTCCCTAATCGGCCGAGcaattgaagaagaagaagagtatAGAAAAGCGCGGGCCGAGGTTGCTCGAAATGGGGTTGACTTAGAAGGCTATTCAATTGAGGGCATTTCCATTGGCGGGCACGAGACTTGTGTAATTATTCCGGAATTGAAATCTGCTTTTGATATTGGGCGGTGTCCTTCGCGGGCTATTCAGCAGAACTTTCTATTCATTACGCATGCTCATCTTGATCACATT GGTGGGCTACCGATGTATGTTGCAACTCGTGGTTTGTACAACTTAAAGCCTCCAACAATTTTTGTGCCTCCTTGTATTAAAGAGGATGTGGAGAAGTTATTTGACATTCATAGAGCATTGAGCCAGGTGGAACTGAAGCTTGATTTGGTTGCATTGGATGTTG GGGAAACATATGAAATGCGGAATAATCTTGTTGTAAGGCCCTTTAAGACTCACCATGTCATACCCAGCCAG GGTTATGTTATATACACAGTTAGAAAAAAGCTGAAGAAGCAATACATTCATCTTAAAGGAAAACAGAttgagaaattgaagaattcTGGTATTGag ATTACAGACACTATATTGTCTCCAGAGGTGGCCTTCACAGGGGATACAAGGTCTGATTTTATGCTTGAACCACGGAATGCTGATGCCTTGAGGGCAAAAGTTCTCATAACTGAG GCAACTTTCCTGGATAATGGGATCAGCATTGATCATGCACGAGAACATGGTCACACTCATTTGTTTGAG ATCATAGAAAATGCAGAGTGGATTCGAAACAAGGCTGTTCTGCTAACTCATTTCTCCTCCCGCTACCATATTGAG GACATTCGTAAAGCCGTATCAAAGTTGCAGTCCAAGGTGTCTGCCAGAGTGGTTCCTCTAATGGAAGGCTTCAAATCAATGTATGCTTAG
- the LOC100265388 gene encoding putative BPI/LBP family protein At1g04970: protein MRPSVLVIFIAFLLFTPSQAHLKSTESSFISILISSQGLDFIKNLLITKAISSLTPLQLPQIKKSVKIPFLGRVDIAFSNITIYHIDVSSSNIAPGDTGVAIIASGTTCNLSMNWHYSYNTWFVPVEISDSGTAQVQVEGMEVGLTLGLENREGSMKLSAKDCGCYVEDISIKLDGGASWLYQGVVDAFEEQIGSAVESTITKKLKEGIIKLDSFLQALPKEIPVDNIASLNVTFVNDPLLSNSSIGFDINGLFTRANATTLPKYYQNSRHPVSCTDPSKMLGISLDEAVLNSASALYFNAEFMQWIVDKVPDQSLLNTAGWRFIVPQLYKKYPNDDMNMNISLSTPPVIKISPNNVDAIVYADLIIDVLESQEVIPVACISLVIHASGSVKIAGNNLAGSVKLNDFTMSLKWSKIGNLRMFLIQPVIWTLIETVFLPYVNVHLGKGFPLPIIHGFTLQNAEIICSYSKITVCSNVAYEDPQNLNQLPFHSYRNTVML, encoded by the exons ATGAGGCCCTCCGTTTTGGTGATCTTCATAGCCTTTCTTCTCTTTACTCCCTCACAAGCCCACCTCAAATCCACAGAATCATCATTCATATCCATTCTCATATCCTCCCAAGGCCTTGATTTCATCAAAAACTTGCTCATCACCAAGGCGATTTCTTCACTCACACCCCTCCAACTCCCCCAGATTAAAAAATCTGTGAAAATCCCATTTTTGGGTCGCGTTGATATTGCCTTTTCCAACATCACAATATATCATATTGATGTTTCCTCATCGAATATTGCACCGGGCGATACTGGTGTTGCTATTATTGCCTCAGGCACCACTTGTAATTTGAGCATGAATTGGCATTATTCTTATAATACTTGGTTCGTGCCCGTCGAAATTTCGGATAGTGGGACCGCCCAAGTTCAG GTTGAAGGCATGGAAGTGGGGCTTACTCTAGGCTTGGAGAACAGAGAAGGAAGTATGAAGCTGTCCGCTAAGGACTGTGGTTGTTATGTTGAAGATATTTCTATAAAATTGGATGGAGGAGCATCTTGGCTTTACCAAGG GGTGGTGGATGCTTTTGAAGAGCAAATAGGTTCGGCAGTGGAAAGTACCATTACTAAGAAACTTAAAGAAGGAATCATAAAGCTTGATTCCTTTCTGCAGGCTCTTCCAAAGGAAATCCCAGTGGACAATATTGCTTCTCTGAATGTGACTTTTGTGAATGATCCTTTATTGAGTAATTCTTCAATTGGGTTTGACATCAATGGGTTATTCACCAGAGCAAACGCTACTACCCTTCCCAAATACTATCAAAATTCAAGACATCCAGTTTCTTGCACAGACCCATCTAAAATGCTTGGAATTTCATTGGACGAGGCTGTTCTTAACTCTGCATCTGCCTTATATTTCAAT GCAGAGTTTATGCAGTGGATTGTGGACAAAGTACCTGATCAGTCTCTTTTAAACACTGCTGGCTGGAGATTTATTGTTCCTCAACTGTACAAGAAATACCCAAACGATGATATGAATATGAATATTTCTTTATCTACTCCTCCAGTGATAAAGATTTCCCCGAATAATGTTGATGCTATCGTCTATGCAGACTTGATAATCGATGTTTTGGAATCTCAGGAAGTAATACCAGTTGCATGCATTTCATTG GTAATTCATGCCTCAGGGTCAGTAAAAATCGCAGGGAATAACCTTGCTGGAAGTGTGAAATTGAATGACTTCACAATGTCATTAAAGTGGAGCAAAATTGGTAACTTGCGCATGTTTCTAATTCAG CCAGTAATATGGACTCTCATCGAAACTGTCTTCTTGCCATACGTGAACGTCCACTTGGGGAAAGGATTCCCTCTGCCTATCATTCATGGATTCACCCTTCAGAATGCTGAAATAATCTGCTCCTACTCAAAAATTACAGTCTGCAGCAATGTTGCATATGAAGACCCACAGAATCTTAATCAGCTGCCATTTCACTCATACAGAAATACTGTTATGCTGTGA